The sequence below is a genomic window from Aphanothece sacrum FPU1.
CGCATTTTAAATGCGTATTAGCTTATGTTGGGTTTCGTTCCTCAACCCAACCTACAAAAATTGATTATCCGTCAACAGTATTGTTGAACATTTTATGTCTTCAAATATACCTGACTCAGATAATAATATAAATCCTTTTAGATTTTAGATTATAATTAAATTACATAAGGCAATCAAAATTAGGTAAATCGTTATGATAAAAGTCAATGAAACAGTTAATTCTGATGAACTCTTAGCATTAGTTAAAAAAGCTGAAATTGAAGGAGAAAGAATCATTATAGAAAAAGAAGGTCAAGGAAAAGTTGCCATTATTAATTATGCAGATTTAGAATATTTAGAAGCTTTAGAAGATGCTAGAGATTCTGAATTATTACGTCAAGCAGTTGAAGAAAGCAAAGGCCAACCTAGTGTGACTTTTGATGAATTATTAGAAGAATTAGGTTTAAATATTGAAGATTTAACATCGGGAGATGAAGATGAATAAAGAATATTCATTTATCATTGAATCTTCTGCTAGAAAAAGTTTAAAAAATCTTCAACCAAAATTTATCAAGCAGATTGTTTTCAAAATATTTACCTTGCAAGATAATCCCTTTCCTCAAGACTGCAAAAAGTTAAAAGGGTATGAGAAAGGTTATCGAGTAGATCAAGGTGAATACCGAATTTTATACACAGTTGAGAATGATAAAATTAGAATATTTAAAATTGGTAAGCGTAATGATGATGAAGTATATCAAAATTTGTAAGATTTATTTTTACTCGTCTTTAGTAAAACTATTGATGATATTGTAAAATCATAATAGAACTAAAATTATCGGTCATTAATTCTTTCCCATAATTCAGAAATAGGTCTAGTTTTACCTTGCTTAACATAGACCTTAACTCTAAAGAGTTAAGCTATACAAACAAAGGTTGCCTACGCAACCTAGAATGAGCGTCCGCGCAGGCGGACTTAGTCTTTATAGGATAAGACATAAGGTCTGTCATTAATTATTAATTTAGCATAGTAAGTCCGATAGAACCATATTTTCCATAATATCAAAGACTAACTCCGTTTTAATTTAGCCCCTAATTCCCATTTAATACGATTAAGAATCGAGGTTTCATCTAAAGACAATAAAATACTTTTAACCACCGATTTCGGCCCATCTGGCCCCCAAGATGCACCATTAGCTAAATAACGTTTTGTTACCTGTCCAATCGCATAACAAGAAACCCCGGCCACACTACCTTGAGTAATAGCAACTGACACATAAGGAAACAAAGAAAATCCCCCCGTTGCTGGTGCAGCTAATCCTAACATTCCTTTGACAGAACTTAACCCCAAAGAAGCAAGAAACTCACTGGCACTAATTCCCCCCATACTAACACCAATCTTTTGTAAAAGAGCGATCGCCCCTTGTTGAGTCATAGAGATACCATAAAGACGAGATAAACTTAAAATCATGGCAACATCTATCACGGCCCCTGTTAATAAATCTATCACCGTCACAGGATTAAGAGCAATGGCCATTGCTTTAGT
It includes:
- a CDS encoding type II toxin-antitoxin system RelE family toxin; translated protein: MNKEYSFIIESSARKSLKNLQPKFIKQIVFKIFTLQDNPFPQDCKKLKGYEKGYRVDQGEYRILYTVENDKIRIFKIGKRNDDEVYQNL
- a CDS encoding type II toxin-antitoxin system prevent-host-death family antitoxin — encoded protein: MIKVNETVNSDELLALVKKAEIEGERIIIEKEGQGKVAIINYADLEYLEALEDARDSELLRQAVEESKGQPSVTFDELLEELGLNIEDLTSGDEDE